From one Ctenopharyngodon idella isolate HZGC_01 chromosome 15, HZGC01, whole genome shotgun sequence genomic stretch:
- the LOC127495809 gene encoding putative gustatory receptor clone PTE03, producing the protein MENGTYFYLMLFENIGYIRYAFFSLGIILYCAIIFFNAIIILAIFLERTLHQPMYILISCLSFNSVFGTAAFFPRLLTDLLSDTHLMSREACLLQAFVIYSYASNENTILMLMAFDRYVAICKPLQYNSIITPRILSVLIAISWIYPMLCVGITGILNARLTMCGNKLWKVYCHNWEIVKLSCSNTIIINVFGFFIVATTLIMPLSFILYSYVKILIICTQSSPEFRIKAFQTCIPHMVILLNFSIAIFCEVTLSRFVTSDLPIGLSIILSLEFLVVPPILNPIVYGLNFPEIRKKIICIIKASK; encoded by the coding sequence ATGGAAAATGGAACGTATTTTTACTTGatgttgtttgaaaatattgggTACATAAGATATGCTTTCTTCAGTTTGGGAATTATTCTATACTGTGCTATTATATTCTTTAATGCTATTATAATTCTTGCCATTTTTCTTGAAAGGACATTACACCAGCCCATGTACATTCTGATTTCATGTTTGTCCTTCAACTCTGTGTTTGGAACAGCTGCTTTTTTCCCAAGGTTACTGACAGACTTGCTGTCTGATACACACTTGATGTCCCGTGAAGCATGTCTCTTACaggcttttgtcatttattcatatgcatcaaatgaaaatacaatattaatgttaatggcATTTGACAGATATGTAGCAATCTGTAAACCTTTACAATACAACAGCATAATTACTCCCAGGATTTTATCTGTTTTAATAGCTATAAGCTGGATTTATCCAATGCTTTGTGTTGGCATTACTGGTATTTTAAATGCCAGACTGACTATGTGTGGTAACAAACTTTGGAAGGTGTATTGTCACAACTGGGAAATTGTCAAGCTTTCTTGTTCaaacactattattattaatgtttttggcTTTTTCATAGTGGCCACAACTCTTATCATGCCGTtaagttttatattatattcctATGTTAAAATTCTGATCATTTGTACACAAAGCTCACCAGAGTTCAGGATAAAAGCATTTCAAACTTGTATTCCACACATGGTGATCCTTTTAAATTTCTCTATTGCTATTTTTTGTGAGGTCACTTTGAGTCGGTTTGTGACTTCGGATCTCCCTATAGGGCTCTCGATTATTCTTTCACTGGAGTTTCTTGTTGTACCACCCATCCTGAACCCTATTGTTTATGGTCTGAATTTTCCTGAAATTcgtaaaaaaattatatgtattataaaagCATCCAAATAG
- the LOC127495783 gene encoding olfactory receptor 52L1-like, whose amino-acid sequence MLTENMMQPPLENESIVLVFTLSGLNETMENRFVFFSLTALLYPLMVFCNVTIIFTIISYRKFHEPMYVFICNLCINALYGTAGFYPKFMYDLLAQDHVISYAGCLIQIFVIYSFALCEISTLTVMAYDRYVAICRPLEYHSIMTNQRVLKWILFCWLAPFFCMSVLIVLTSRLTLCGSTIEKVYCEIWAVAKLSCFSTTVNNAFGLTVILIYVGHGVLIYCSYFQLIRKCMKSIEVRHKFMQTCVPHLLSLINVTVAFLFDVLYSRYGSKNVPQGVRNFMALEFLLIPPILNPLIYGLNLTTVRQQVIKMFFK is encoded by the exons ATGCTAACCGAGAACATG ATGCAGCCACCACTGGAGAATGAATCCATTGTTTTAGTATTTACACTCTCTGGACTTAATGAAACAATGGAAAAcagatttgtgtttttttccctcacTGCACTGCTTTATCCCCTAATGGTGTTTTGTAATGTAACTATAATTTTCACTATAATTTCATATAGGAAATTTCACGAGCCGATGTATGTGTTTATATGCAATTTGTGTATAAATGCACTTTATGGCACTGCTGGATTCTACCCTAAATTCATGTATGATTTATTAGCCCAAGATCATGTGATTTCTTATGCTGGATGTCTGATTcagatttttgtcatttattcatttgccTTGTGTGAAATTTCAACATTAACAGTGATGGCATATGACAGGTATGTGGCAATATGTAGACCACTGGAGTACCATTCAATAATGACCAATCAAAGGGTTCTTAAATGGATCCTTTTCTGCTGGCTGGCCCCATTTTTTTGCATGTctgttttaattgtattaacATCTAGACTCACTTTATGTGGCTCTACTATTGAAAAGGTATATTGTGAGATTTGGGCAGTTGCAAAACTTTCTTGTTTTTCTACAACTGTAAATAATGCCTTTGGGTTGACTGTTATTCTTATATACGTTGGACATGGTGTATTGATATATTGCTCCTATTTTCAGTTGATTAGAAAGTGCATGAAGTCAATAGAAGTCAGGCACAAATTCATGCAAACATGTGTGCCACATCTGCTTTCACTGATCAATGTGACTGTTGCATTTTTGTTTGATGTACTGTACAGCCGTTATGGCTCAAAGAATGTGCCTCAAGGTGTACGTAATTTCATGGCCCTGGAATTCCTACTCATACCACCCATTTTAAACCCCCTTATTTATGGACTAAATCTGACAACAGTACGCCAGCaagttataaaaatgtttttcaagtaa
- the LOC127495659 gene encoding olfactory receptor 52D1-like translates to MQPPLENKSSLLVFTLSGLNETMENRFVFFSFTALFYPLMVFCNVTVIFTITLHNKLHEPMYVFICNLCINGLFGTSGFYPKFMYDLLSHDHVISYTGCLIQIFVIYSSALCDFSTLTVMAYDRYLAICRPLEYHSIMTSQMVLKCILFCWLAPFSCMSVLIILISRLTLCGSTIEKLYCEIWAVAKLSCFSTTVNNVFGYIVILTYFGHSVLIFCSYIHLIRKCMKSIEVRHKFMQTCVPHLLSLINVTFALLFDVLYSRYGSKNVPQSVRNFMALEFLLVPPILNPLIYGLNLTTVRQQVMRMFFKKQVGISE, encoded by the coding sequence ATGCAGCCCCCACTGGAGAACAAGTCCAGTCTCTTAGTATTTACACTCTCTGGTCTGAATGAAACAATGGAAAAcagatttgtgtttttttctttcactgcACTGTTTTATCCCCTAATGGTGTTTTGTAATGTAACTGTAATTTTCACTATAACACTACATAATAAGCTTCATGAGCCAatgtatgtgtttatatgtAATCTGTGTATAAATGGACTTTTTGGCACTTCTGGATTCTACCCTAAATTCATGTATGATTTACTATCCCATGATCATGTAATTTCTTATACTGGATGTCTGATtcaaatatttgtaatttattcatcTGCTTTGTGTGACTTTTCAACATTAACAGTGATGGCATATGACAGGTATTTGGCAATATGTAGACCACTGGAGTATCATTCAATAATGACCAGTCAAATGGTTCTTAAATGCATCCTTTTCTGCTGGCTGGCCCCATTTTCTTGTATgtctgttttaattattttaatatctaGACTCACTTTATGTGGCTCTACTATTGAAAAGTTATACTGTGAGATTTGGGCAGTTGCAAAACTTTCTTGTTTTTCTACAACAGTAAATAATGTGTTTGGATACATTGTTATTCTTACATATTTTGGGCATTCAGTATTGATTTTTTGCTCATACATTCACTTGATTAGAAAGTGCATGAAGTCAATAGAGGTCAGGCACAAATTCATGCAAACATGTGTGCCACATCTGCTTTCATtgatcaatgtcacatttgcattGCTGTTTGATGTACTGTACAGTCGTTATGGCTCAAAGAATGTGCCTCAAAGTGTACGTAATTTTATGGCTCTTGAATTCTTACTCGTACCACCAATTTTAAATCCACTTATTTATGGACTAAATCTGACAACAGTACGCCAGCAAGTTATGAGAATGTTTTTCAAGAAACAAGTGGGAATATCTGAGTGA
- the LOC127495680 gene encoding olfactory receptor 52D1-like, whose translation MQSSLKNESNVMVFTLSGLNETMENRYVLFSFTALYYPLIIFCNVTIITTILLHKKLHEPMYVFICNLCVNGLYGTSGFYPKFLYDLLAQDHIISYVGCMIQIFVIYTSLMCDLSTLTVMAYDRYVAICRPLEYHSKMTNQKILKCILFCWLTPFFCMSVLIILTSRLTLCGFNIEKLYCEIWAVAKLSCFSTTVNNVFGYIVILTYFGHSVLIFCSYIHLIRKCRKSIEVRHKFMQTCVPHLLALINVTIAFMFDVLYSRYGSKNVPQGVRNFMALEFILVPPILNPLIYGLHL comes from the exons ATGCAGTCATCATTAAAGAATGAGTCCAATGTCATGGTATTTACACTCTCTGGTCTGAATGAAACAATGGAAAATAGAtatgtcttgttttcttttaCTGCACTGTATTATCCCCTGATAATCTTTTGTAATGTAACTATAATTACTACTATACTCTTACATAAGAAGCTTCATGAGCCGATGTATGTCTTTATATGTAATCTGTGTGTAAATGGCCTTTATGGCACGTCTGGATTCTACCCTAAatttctgtatgatttattagCACAGGATCACATTATTTCTTATGTTGGATGTATGATTCAGATATTTGTCATTTATACATCCTTAATGTGTGACCTTTCAACATTAACAGTGATGGCATATGACAGGTATGTGGCAATATGTAGACCACTGGAGTACcattcaaaaatgacaaatcagAAGATTCTTAAATGTATCCTTTTCTGCTGGCTGACTCCATTTTTTTGCATGTCTGTTCTAATCATTTTAACATCTAGACTCACCTTATGTGGCTTTAATATCGAAAAGTTATATTGTGAGATTTGGGCAGTTGCAAAACTTTCTTGTTTTTCTACAACAGTAAATAATGTGTTTGGGTACATTGTTATTCTTACATACTTTGGACATTCAGTATTGATTTTTTGCTCATACATTCACTTGATTAGAAAGTGCAGGAAGTCAATAGAGGTCAGGCACAAATTCATGCAAACATGTGTGCCACATCTGCTTGCATTGATCAATGTGACAATTGCATTTATGTTTGATGTACTGTACAGTCGTTATGGCTCAAAGAATGTTCCTCAAGGTGTACGCAATTTCATGGCTCTTGAATTCATACTTGTACCACCCATTTTAAATCCTCTTATTTATGG gttgcacctc